In Vigna angularis cultivar LongXiaoDou No.4 chromosome 8, ASM1680809v1, whole genome shotgun sequence, the DNA window TGTGTATTAACACTTTTgaatataattaacaaaaagGAATGGTAATTGCATATTTGAATATAGAGTGAATGAATGACTAATGTGCTTGTCAAACTGTTCCAGAGTGCAAATAGTGTTTTACACACCCCAAAGTAGCAAAACTGCAAATGGTAGTTGTGAATGAGATGCTGGTGGGTGAGTTCAGAAAGCCTAAACTAACATACATCtaagaaaggaaaaagcaaTATTATTCCAAAGGGTCCATCACCAGGTCCACCACCACACCTACAAATGATGTAACACCAAAGCAGAATGGAGAAAGGTACAGAACAACCTTCTGCATATCTTTTTATTACACACCACACACCATGAATATGCTGAATACATGTTACCAGGAAAACATGAAGATTGAATTTTATAACATGAATAGTAATATAATCACGAGATGAAAGTATATCCAATGCTCAAAAACTTTACAGAGAGGATCAAATATAGTTCAAGGACCACCAACAGAACAGCCAAATTTCCCTGGGGAGAACAATGACAGGTGAAAGATCAACAAGAGGAAATCACATATTCCCAGATTTGGCTAAGCTAAACTTGTTGGTGAGCATCAAGTTGAGAAACAACACagttattctttttctttcaaattacaTCTCTTGGTACTGAAGCAACTGCATGCGGCTTTGCATTCTAAGCTGTTCATAGAACCTTCTGATGAAATCCTCAGCCTCATCATCAACTTGATTGGCACCCTCTTCATTCTCATCCTCAGATGAGTAGTTGGATATCCTCACAGAGAAGGGTGAGAGGAGGGGGCTCTTCCTCTCTCCAGGAGCAAGATCAGATGCATCAAACCTAAGGTTGAAAGTGTATTCAGGTGTCATAGGCACCAACATAACAGGCTTAGGTTCTTCAACAACATCTGGGGTGTTGATGCAAGGGAAGTTGAAATGGTGCTTCCTCTTTGGCACATGGAAAAAAACAGGATTTGGACTGTTGCTGCAAGAGAATTCATACTCCTGTATGCCATAGCCACGTACCAAACTCTTTGAGTAATGATGATGATTATGATGAGATGACATGAAGTTTCTCATAGATTTTCTGAGAAGTTTCCCTTTTTTCATCATCAAGTTCATGTCCATAATCAGCTTCCTCTTTGACACCAAACCCTTTCTGATCATGAAGAAGGTGATCCTCAGCACATTCCACAGCTTCTTGGCAATAACCGGAGAGTGTACCTCCATTTCTTAAACCTCGcaaacaaaaaatcaaatatttgacAAGCACTAAAGGTTTTTAGTAACTTGAGATAGAGGGGTTCCTGCAATATTGGAAAAAACTGAGAAAGAGaacaaaatgaagaattttTGTGAAGCAAAAGCGTGAGTTTTCTTCTGTTCTGCGAGGTTTGTTAAGCCTCGCAGAAACAAGAAAACCTGATGAGAAAAAATGGAAGCAAAGGCATGAGGGTTATATAGGAAGTAGAAGACATGATGAAGTGCTGGAGAAGCCATGTGAATAGAAGTGTGTTTTCAAAACTGGACCCAACAACCGCTCCTTCCACACAAgatttcaagaaaaagaaaacac includes these proteins:
- the LOC108345064 gene encoding uncharacterized protein LOC108345064 — encoded protein: MEVHSPVIAKKLWNVLRITFFMIRKGLVSKRKLIMDMNLMMKKGKLLRKSMRNFMSSHHNHHHYSKSLVRGYGIQEYEFSCSNSPNPVFFHVPKRKHHFNFPCINTPDVVEEPKPVMLVPMTPEYTFNLRFDASDLAPGERKSPLLSPFSVRISNYSSEDENEEGANQVDDEAEDFIRRFYEQLRMQSRMQLLQYQEM